A genome region from Nycticebus coucang isolate mNycCou1 chromosome 22, mNycCou1.pri, whole genome shotgun sequence includes the following:
- the TMEM88B gene encoding transmembrane protein 88B: protein MSEQEDTEEDEGGGSLDTTPMLPRRPQDHQASAVTRPGWPGLIALGMGPLLLPGRALARLLLHLLLPMTVYLLLLLPAAGIVYLGFLCHSRVHPAPGPRCRALLSDHGSAALIVLGFLSLPPLLVLASAARARLARHLRQLLPPPTRTPAFRCRPGSSEPELDGRLPAGEEQLCAWV from the exons ATGAGTGAACAGGAGGACACAGAGGAAGATGAGGGAGGGGGCTCCTTGGACACGACACCCATGCTGCCCCGAAGGCCTCAAGATCACCAGGCCTCTGCTGTGACACGCCCAGGATGGCCAGGCCTGATTGCTCTAGGCATGGGGCCCCTGCTGCTGCCTGGCCGGGCCCTGGCCAGGCTCCTGCTACACTTGCTCCTGCCAATGACTGTGTACCTGCTGCTCCTGCTTCCTGCTGCAGGCATCGTCTACCTGGGATTCCTGTGCCACTCCAGG GTCCACCCGGCCCCCGGCCCCCGCTGCCGCGCGCTGCTTTCGGACCACGGCTCCGCTGCGCTCATCGTGCTCGGCTTCCTCTCGCTGCCGCCGCTGCTGGTGCTCGCCTCGGCCGCGCGCGCCCGCCTGGCCCGCCACCTCCGCCAGCTGCTGCCGCCCCCAACTCGGACCCCCGCATTCCGCTGCCGCCCGGGGTCCAGCGAGCCGGAGCTGGATGGCCGCCTCCCCGCTGGGGAGGAGCAGCTCTGCGCCTGGGTGTGA